One Streptosporangium sp. NBC_01495 DNA window includes the following coding sequences:
- a CDS encoding ROK family protein translates to MTALAIDIGGTKFAAALVRPDGTVTRRVEVPVGRDPEATLVSLIREIRDARGVQDVRDAGADTGTGDLVGAGIGSAGPLDAVAGTVSPVNIPAWREFPLVGAVSELLPGLPVALAGDAQCMALGEWWRGGHSRSRALLGIVVSTGVGGGLVLDGVPYVGPTGNAGHIGHIAVDRDGELCPCGATGCLETIASGPSMVRWALANGWSAPGAHPDARALSADAARGTPVAQLAFQRAADALATAILTTAALFDIDDVVIGGGVSGAGETLLAPLRQAVAKRAGLAFLRRLNVERTALERDAGLYGAAALVLPVAG, encoded by the coding sequence ATGACCGCCCTCGCGATCGACATCGGCGGCACCAAGTTCGCCGCGGCGCTGGTCCGGCCGGACGGGACCGTGACACGCAGGGTGGAGGTCCCGGTCGGCCGGGACCCCGAGGCGACGCTGGTCTCGCTCATCCGGGAAATCCGGGATGCCCGAGGCGTCCAGGATGTTCGCGATGCCGGCGCGGACACCGGCACCGGGGATCTGGTCGGGGCCGGCATCGGCTCCGCGGGCCCCCTCGACGCCGTCGCCGGTACGGTCAGCCCGGTCAACATCCCCGCCTGGCGCGAATTCCCGCTGGTCGGTGCGGTGAGCGAGCTCCTTCCCGGCCTTCCCGTCGCGCTCGCCGGAGACGCGCAGTGCATGGCGCTGGGGGAGTGGTGGCGGGGAGGGCACTCGCGCTCCCGTGCCCTGCTGGGCATCGTGGTGTCCACCGGGGTGGGCGGGGGTCTGGTCCTCGACGGGGTGCCGTACGTGGGGCCGACCGGAAACGCCGGGCACATCGGGCACATCGCCGTGGACCGCGACGGGGAGCTCTGCCCCTGCGGGGCGACCGGCTGCCTGGAGACGATCGCCAGCGGCCCGAGCATGGTCCGCTGGGCGCTGGCGAACGGCTGGAGCGCTCCCGGCGCGCATCCGGACGCCCGCGCGCTCTCGGCCGACGCCGCGCGCGGGACGCCGGTCGCCCAGCTGGCCTTCCAGCGGGCCGCCGACGCGCTGGCCACGGCGATCCTCACCACGGCGGCGCTCTTCGACATCGACGACGTCGTCATCGGGGGCGGCGTGTCCGGGGCGGGGGAGACCCTGCTCGCCCCGCTGCGCCAGGCGGTCGCCAAGCGGGCGGGCCTCGCCTTCCTGCGCCGCCTGAACGTCGAACGTACCGCCCTGGAACGCGACGCCGGCCTGTACGGCGCCGCGGCCCTGGTCCTCCCCGTCGCGGGATAG